The Pantoea eucalypti sequence CGGCATGTCATAGTTAAAGACGTGACTGACATCCTCAACATCAATGCCACGTGCCGCGATATCGGTAGCAACCAGCACGTTAACGCGTCCTTCGCTCAGGCGCTTAATCGCTTCGTTACGTTTCGCCTGCACCATTTCGCCTTCAAGATAGCTGCTGCGAATCCCCGCTTCGTGCAGCCAGCTCACCAGCTCATGCAGACGCTCACGCTTACGCACGAACACGATGCAGCGCGTCACATCCGGCTGTTTCAGCAGGTGAATCAGTAATTTTGTCTTGTGCTGCAGATCATCAGCGCGGTAGTACCACTGCTGAATTTTTTTGCGCTCACGACGGCTCGGGTCCGCTTCCAGCTCTACCGGATCGTTCAGCAGACGCTCGGCGAAGTCGCGAATGTTGTCGCCTTCCAGCGTGGCGGAAAAGAGCATGGTCTGCTTACGCCAGCGCGTTTCAGCCGCGATGGTTTCGATATCCTGGGCAAAGCCCATATCAAGCATGCGGTCCGCTTCATCCAGTACCAGGGTTTCTACGGCGCGACAGTCAAAGTTCTCTTCTTTGATGTACTGCAGCAGTCGACCGGTGGTGGCGACGACAATATCCTGGTTTTCGCTGAACACTTCGGCATGGTTCATGTAAGCCACGCCGCCCGTGATCGTGGCGATATCCAGATGGGTATGTTTCGCCAGTTCACGCGCATGATCGGCAACCTGCATCGCCAGTTCGCGTGTTGGGGTCACAATCAGGATGCGGGGTGGTCCGGATTTCTTGCGCGGAAAATCAAGCAGGTGCTGCAACGCCGGTAACAGATACGCGGCGGTTTTCCCGGTCCCTGTAGGTGCCGAACCCAGAACGTCACGACCCTCCAGTGCGGGCGGAATTGCAGCAGCCTGGATCACTGTTGGGCGCGTAAAGCCTTTTTCCTGCAACGCTTGTAGCAGGCTTTCGTCGAGTTCGAGTTCGGAAAATGTGGTTACTGTCATGGTCTACCTCAGTTTGGGGCGCTGATTATAGACAGATCAGACTGAATCTTCATCTGTTAATCCGTTTCGGCTGCGCCTGGGGGTGTCTGTCGCGTGAATTCCCTCTGTTGTCACGTTACACTCATGCGCTGCCGTACGGCAGGAAAAAACGATGGTAGTGACGAATGATGCAGGATAAGCCGCGTGAACGGCCACAGTTAAACAAGAACGGTTTTACCTTTAAACAATTTTTTGTCGCACACGATCGCTGTGCGATGAAAGTGGGCACCGATGCCATTCTGCTCGGGGCCTGGGCGCCCGTTGCCGGTGTCAGGCGCATTCTGGATATTGGCAGCGGCAGCGGGCTTATCGCGCTGATGCTGGCACAGCGCACGCCGTCGCCGGTTGAAATCGATGCGGTTGAGTTAGAACCGGAAGCCGCAGGGCAGGCGCAGGAGAATGTGCAGCAGTCGCCGTGGCCCGAACGTATTCGGGTGCATCAGCAGGATATCGCCGGCTGGGCTGAGCAGTGTGATAAACGTTACTCGCTTATCGTCAGCAATCCCCCGTATTTCGCGCCGGGCGTGGCCTGCTCTACCGCGGCGCGGGACAGCGCACGCTCGACGGCTTCGCTCGACCATCAGACGCTCTTACGCAGTGCCGCGTTACTGATTGAAGAGGAGGGGATGTTCTGTGTCGTGCTGCCCTCGGCTTCCGGCCAGGCGTTTATCGATCTGGCTAAGGCGGATGGCTGGCATCTGCGTTTCCGGCTGGACGTGGCGGAATATGCCCATCGTCCACCACATCGCGTTGTGCTGGCTTTTTCACCGCAGGCCGGTGAAACGTTACTGGAGCGTCTGGCCATCCGCGCGCCGGACACCCGCTATTCCGATGAGTGGTGCAGCCTGACGCGGGAGTTTTACCTCTTCATGTAGCCCGGTGGTGTCAGAATGGTCGGCAGCGCCTCTGGCAGTAAATCCGGGTAGTCGCGGATAAAGTGCAGGCCACGGCTCTCTTTCCGCTCCAGCGCGCAGCGCACCATCAGGTCAGCGACCTGGACCAGGTTACGCAGCTCCAGCAGATTATTGGAGAGGCGGAAATGGCAATAATATTCGTCGATCTCCTGCTGAAGCAGGTTAATGCGGCGCAACGCCCGCTCCAGACGCCGGGTCGTGCGGACAATACCGACATAATCCCACATAAATAGCCTCAGCTCGTGCCAGTTATGCTGTATTACCACGCGCTCATCGGCGTCATCGACCTGGCTTTCATCCCATGCAGGCAATGCAGTAACGGCTTCAATGGCGGGCAGCGTCTTGATCAGCGCTTCTGCCGCAGACCAGCCATAAACCAGACACTCCAGCAGTGAATTCGAAGCCATGCGATTAGCGCCGTGCAGGCCGGTGTAACTCACCTCACCGATGGCATAGAGCCCATTGACGTCAGTCTGACCATGCTGATCGACCATGACACCGCCACAGGTGTAATGGGCGGCAGGCACAATCGGGATGGGCTCTTTGGTCAGGTCAAAGCCAAACGTCAGCAACTTCTCATAGATCATCGGGAAGTGCGCGCGAACAAATTCTTCAGGCTGGTGGCTGATATCCAGATACATACAGTCGACACCCAGCCGCTTCATTTCATGATCGATGGCCCGTGCGACGATATCGCGCGGAGCCAGTTCGGCACGCTCATCAAAATCGGGCATGAAACGACTGCCATCGGGACGCAGCAGCCAGGCACCTTCACCGCGTAACGCTTCGGTTAACAGGAAATTCTGCGCCTGCGGATGAAACAGGCAGGTTGGGTGGAACTGGTTAAATTCCAGATTGGCGACCCGACAGCCCGCGCGCCACGCCATGGCGATGCCATCACCGGAGGCGATATCGGGGTTGGTGGTGTATTGATAGACTTTGGCGGCACCGCCGGTGGCGACCACAACGGCTCGTGCCCGACAGGTTTCGACCCGCTCGCGATTACGGTTCCAGATCCACGCACCGACCACCCGGCGTGTGCCCGGCAGGCCGATTTTATCTGAAAGAATCAGGTCGACCGCATTGGTACGTTCGAGAATCCGGATGTTGGGGTGGCTGAGCGCCTGACTCACCAGCGTGGTTTCAACCGCGTGACCGGTGGCGTCAGCGCTGTGCAGGATGCGACGATGACTGTGGCCGCCTTCGCGCGTCAGGTGATAGCGCATATCGCCCGCTGCCTGCGGGTCGAGATCAAACGCGACGCCGTTGTCGATCAGCCACTGTACGCAATGCCGGGCATTACTGGCAATAAACGAGACCGCATCACGGTCGCATAAACCTGCGCCAGCAATCAGCGTATCTTCGATGTGCGACTCAATGCTATCCGTCTCATCAAACACCGCAGCAATACCGCCCTGAGCATAGAGCGTTGAACCCTCATTCACCTGCGCTTTACTGAGTACGGTCACCTGACAATGCTTCGCCAGCCGTAACGCCAGCGACAGACCGGCGGCACCGCTGCCAACAATTAATACATCGCACTCATAATCCGGGGTCACATTCATCATAATGTTTAATTTACTAAACAAGAATACGTCTGAGCATAAGCGCAATAGGGGTTTCTGTGAAGTATTTTAAACACCAGCTCACGCTATTCGGCAGTGAATTTCCCAAAGTTACCTATAATCAGTAAGTTAAAAACGGGCTGCTAACGAGGTGGTTTTTTATAGCAAACTTATTAAACCTAAAGGATTTAATGATGAAAAAGCTCTTGTCATAGGTTACTCTGCCTGCGATTTACGCGCCTGACACTGAACGAAAACGAACAACCTGTGTAATGGCTATTGGCGTGTTAAATATCAGGGCGAGAAGTGAACTTCGCACCACATCACAACTCTAAGCGCATGCTTGCTCAGAACATGAGATGTGCTGGCAGTTACTTTTGCATATGAAAAATTTGGGGA is a genomic window containing:
- the trmN gene encoding tRNA(1)(Val) (adenine(37)-N(6))-methyltransferase TrmN, giving the protein MMQDKPRERPQLNKNGFTFKQFFVAHDRCAMKVGTDAILLGAWAPVAGVRRILDIGSGSGLIALMLAQRTPSPVEIDAVELEPEAAGQAQENVQQSPWPERIRVHQQDIAGWAEQCDKRYSLIVSNPPYFAPGVACSTAARDSARSTASLDHQTLLRSAALLIEEEGMFCVVLPSASGQAFIDLAKADGWHLRFRLDVAEYAHRPPHRVVLAFSPQAGETLLERLAIRAPDTRYSDEWCSLTREFYLFM
- the nadB gene encoding L-aspartate oxidase, whose protein sequence is MNVTPDYECDVLIVGSGAAGLSLALRLAKHCQVTVLSKAQVNEGSTLYAQGGIAAVFDETDSIESHIEDTLIAGAGLCDRDAVSFIASNARHCVQWLIDNGVAFDLDPQAAGDMRYHLTREGGHSHRRILHSADATGHAVETTLVSQALSHPNIRILERTNAVDLILSDKIGLPGTRRVVGAWIWNRNRERVETCRARAVVVATGGAAKVYQYTTNPDIASGDGIAMAWRAGCRVANLEFNQFHPTCLFHPQAQNFLLTEALRGEGAWLLRPDGSRFMPDFDERAELAPRDIVARAIDHEMKRLGVDCMYLDISHQPEEFVRAHFPMIYEKLLTFGFDLTKEPIPIVPAAHYTCGGVMVDQHGQTDVNGLYAIGEVSYTGLHGANRMASNSLLECLVYGWSAAEALIKTLPAIEAVTALPAWDESQVDDADERVVIQHNWHELRLFMWDYVGIVRTTRRLERALRRINLLQQEIDEYYCHFRLSNNLLELRNLVQVADLMVRCALERKESRGLHFIRDYPDLLPEALPTILTPPGYMKR
- the srmB gene encoding ATP-dependent RNA helicase SrmB, with translation MTVTTFSELELDESLLQALQEKGFTRPTVIQAAAIPPALEGRDVLGSAPTGTGKTAAYLLPALQHLLDFPRKKSGPPRILIVTPTRELAMQVADHARELAKHTHLDIATITGGVAYMNHAEVFSENQDIVVATTGRLLQYIKEENFDCRAVETLVLDEADRMLDMGFAQDIETIAAETRWRKQTMLFSATLEGDNIRDFAERLLNDPVELEADPSRRERKKIQQWYYRADDLQHKTKLLIHLLKQPDVTRCIVFVRKRERLHELVSWLHEAGIRSSYLEGEMVQAKRNEAIKRLSEGRVNVLVATDIAARGIDVEDVSHVFNYDMPRTADTYLHRIGRTGRAGRKGIAISLVEAHDFVLLGKITRYVNEPIKARVIDELRPETRAPSAKTTGKPSKKVLAKRAEKKASETEKPRVKNRHRDAKNVGKRRKASASTPANENAE